From one Pagrus major chromosome 21, Pma_NU_1.0 genomic stretch:
- the atg10 gene encoding ubiquitin-like-conjugating enzyme ATG10 yields MSSCVLDEQNFHHCCHLLLQQSEQLKDGWSWEAVQDSEEGYLRKTTLRSVVINSSTVWDLEGSSPEAEPYTSCHSRPDQQGQETEQSVSVALVDTDTIEDDIDDDDDEDDGACTVSKGSSQVLQYEYHILYSCSYSTPVLYFRASTLQGRSLSLEEVWSSVHPNFRLRLQNSPLNTISLQEHPLLGQPFFMLHPCRTEEFMRPVLLAAQEQHRPVNYVLSWLSVVGPLVGLDVTLKYSQLHPAASISSTEPD; encoded by the exons ATGAGCTCGTGTGTGCTGGATGAGCAGAActtccatcactgctgtcatctcctcctgcagcagtcAGAGCAGCTGAAAGATGGCTGGAGCTGGGAGGCGGTCCAG GATTCAGAGGAGGGCTACCTGAGGAAGACCACTCTCAGGTCAGTCGTCATTAACTCAAGCACAGTGTGGGACCTGGAAGGATCAAGTCCAGAGGCAGAGCCATACACTTCCTGTCACTCCAGGCCTGATCAGCAGGGACAGGAGACGGAACAG TCTGTTTCTGTAGCCCTAGTTGACACTGACACCATCGAAGATGacattgatgatgatgatgacgaagaTGACGGGGCCTGTACGGTGTCTAAAGGCAGCAGCCAGGTGCTTCAGTATGAGTATCACATCCTGTACTCGTGCAGCTACAGTACTCCTGTGCTCTACTTCAGAGCCTCCACTCTAC AGGGGAGGAGCCTGTCATTAGAGGAGGTGTGGAGCTCTGTTCATCCAAACTTCAGGCTCAGACTTCAGAACAGTCCTCTGAATACAATCAGTCTGCAG gagcaTCCCCTGCTGGGTCAGCCTTTCTTCATGCTCCACCCCTGTAGGACAGAAGAGTTTATGAGGCCTGTGCTGCTGGCAGCTCAGGAGCAACACAG gccaGTGAACTATGTGTTGTCGTGGCTCAGTGTGGTGGGTCCTCTGGTGGGTCTGGACGTCACCCTGAAGTACTCCCAACTCCATCCTGCAGCCTCCATCAGCAGCACTGAGCCAGACTGA
- the fam110b gene encoding protein FAM110B, translated as MPTETLAPALPDSKAAGPATPFSSTVPLRILNKGPDYFRRQVEPNPKRLSAVERLEADKAKYVKSQEVINAKQEPIKPPVLAKPPVGHPLLSKRGSGIGGGGNGGGIPFKASNNNAKSDTCATSSGSSKRENLNLEILKNLLNSSSSSGAEGRGGGAKSAVLMRSSGGIPRSWTPSGMPLTYRSTMTLNEQPPDSAPSPSTSHSLRSFSHSLKVPPINSGGRRSPQQGGNLNLSRRVLDERGGEGGVIERSRSPLPPLLTSHSSSDLLRLCNGKPLRTARSSSSSAPPLPPKPNPASLPPPALSLSLPRPSLSPSPCDNTTPQSLPCDFGDPSNTSSDPNVELGLGSSVARRSSLHRSKSDLSDRYARAGADVERFFNYCGLDPEELEAVGPENFARANSDIVSLNFRSASMISSDCDRSRRSSNDGLSDGEEDEEEEAGERVPYGISAVERNARVIKWLYSIKQARETQKVSHV; from the exons ATGCCGACAGAGACACTGGCTCCAGCCCTGCCAGATAGCAAGGCCGCTGGCCCTGCAACACCCTTCAGTTCCACTGTACCCCTCCGCATCCTCAATAAGGGCCCTGACTACTTCAGGAGACAG GTGGAACCTAACCCAAAGCGCCTCAGTGCTGTGGAGAGACTAGAAGCTGACAAGGCCAAGTATGTCAAGAGTCAGGAAGTTATCAACGCCAAACAGGAGCCAATCAAACCACCCGTGCTGGCCAAGCCTCCTGTCGGTCACCCCCTCCTGTCCAAGAGAGGTTCTGGGATTGGTGGAGGAGGAAATGGAGGCGGGATACCTTTCAAAGCATCCAATAACAATGCCAAGTCAGATACATGTGCAAcgagcagcggcagcagcaaaCGGGAGAATTTAAACctggaaattttaaaaaatctactGAACTCATCATCTTCTTCAGGAGCAGAAGGACGAGGAGGTGGAGCTAAGAGTGCTGTGCTGATGAGGTCATCAGGGGGAATTCCCAGGAGTTGGACACCATCAGG GATGCCGCTAACCTACCGATCTACAATGACACTTAATGAGCAACCGCCAGACTCAGCTCCGAGTCCAAGCACCTCACACTCCCTCCGATCCTTCTCCCATTCTCTGAAGGTCCCTCCTATCAACAGCGGGGGACGTCGCAGTCCTCAACAGGGAGGAAACCTCAACCTAAGCAGGCGAGTCCTTGacgagagaggaggtgaaggtggagttATCGAAAGATCTCGCTCCCCACTACCACCTCTGCTCACATCCCACTCCTCCTCCGACCTCCTGCGACTGTGCAATGGCAAGCCACTCCGCACAGCCCGATCAAGTAGCTCCTCAGCTCCACCCCTCCCTCCGAAACCCAACcccgcctccctccctccgcccGCACTTTCCTTGTCACTGCCTCGTCCATCTCTATCCCCTTCTCCCTGTGACAACACTACCCCTCAGTCGCTACCTTGTGATTTCGGAGACCCTTCCAATACTTCAAGCGATCCCAACGTGGAGCTAGGGCTTGGTTCGTCTGTGGCTCGTCGCTCCTCGCTACACAGATCTAAATCAGACCTGTCAGACCGGTATGCCCGCGCTGGAGCTGACGTGGAACGCTTTTTTAACTACTGCGGCCTTGATCCCGAGGAGTTGGAGGCAGTCGGTCCAGAGAACTTTGCGCGGGCTAACTCGGATATCGTCAGCCTGAACTTCCGATCAGCCTCTATGATCTCCTCCGACTGCGACCGGTCACGGCGATCCTCCAATGACGGACTGTCAGAtggggaggaggacgaggaagaggaggcagggGAGCGTGTTCCTTATGGCATCTCAGCTGTGGAGCGAAATGCAAGAGTCATTAAGTGGCTATACAGTATCAAACAGGCGAGAGAGACGCAAAAAGTCTCACATGTTTAG